atctatttaaaattgtatttgatCTTAATTTTATTGTAGTTTTGCAAGCATTATGTGCATGAAATtcaattaagtttaaatttattaatagaagCTATTGAATGTTAATGCTAGTCGAATTCGCTATTACCTATCGTTCATAAGTTGACTACAGTAAAATATAAGGAAAATTGGGAACTAAGTAATGGACTAACTGTTAATATAGAAACTTaggaataaattattaaaattaataattaattttctaatttaaatcgtaatttattttatttataaaagaaatttaatctataggtcaatttataatttaaatttgatatttgaaatatatttaattatattaataattattcgatgagatgattttcatgattttatcataaattaattttacaaaaatttttaaatattctataTTGATTTGAAACATTTATTTAACAATCATTAGtctttaactaaaaatttttcaacttaataattaatgttgatattcaatttaatcatgcagTCAATCATCATATTAATCTAAACAATTAACTAGctatattaattaattgaaagaaTAGTAAATAGAAGAGAATTTCTAATAGTTCAACTCCATATCTCATATCCATCATGATTCGTTTCATCATTGTCAttggattttaaattatcaattcaaaGCACTTTCATGTTCTAccaatttctatttaaattattaatttcataattcataatGCTTTAATTACTTCAacttacttttcattttttaatttatgaatgtAACTACCTTTATTACATCAATAAATATTGTTAACTTAAATATGAattggtttatttcaaatatctaTGTTCAacttataaatttgaatattaagctgtaaataagttcaaatagatCAAAGATTCCTAAATTTGATCAATCTCTTCCATAAATCGGTAGGCTAGGAAACTACAACTATATTTCAATTACTTAAATTTGCAGAATTATtgcaattcatcattcataataaGCCATTAATCTATagttaaattgttgaattatttaaatttctataaatagatttattcaatCTACTAATTTTACATTAAGTTAGAGTAAACTTCATTttatattcaacaatttataatGAATCACAAAATCATTATTAAAGTTAAACTTTACcactttataatatatttatatttgaaattaactgaatttcattttattgatctaacatattttactcaatttaatcttaaccttgaattaattttatattaatataattcactcaaaaaacttgtaaaatgagattaaatcattatacctaattaccatcttaattaaaataaatttaagcttccatgataaaatttgttatttgataatttcatcctataataatcaatttcaaatcattaagtttatttttaatttaaagtcaattattttaaagttaacgTTTCTTGCATTCACTCAtaattaattgaagaaaataaattaattgattaataaattgtaaattacttacttaaattcttaatttcgttattttattaattttaaaattttatgcttaaattttaatactaatttcatagtacattataaatttaatctatcaatttagtatttaaaaaaatcatatttaaataatttttgagtttcTTCTTGTGATGTTTTCTCAAcgcaacaagaaataaaatctattttcttggaatgatgatgaatcatatttttagttaattaaatattttctcttcAACTGTTTCAAtctcattaattatttattcacttTATGCTTATTTACTGTTTGTCCGCCACCAAGTCGTATTAATTTGGTGGTCTTGATTTGTCGAGAAGagaaaaattaaggtttaggtCTAGACTAAATAGATTAGGATTAACTATAGTAGCTGACGAATGAGTTAATTTACAGCTAGGATAGGAATATACGATCATAAATCAACCCAATAAGCTTTTCCGTAGTGGCGTTGTTCGACTTGCCTAGCACAAGAATATAGCTGGTGGGGGAGGGGGATTAACTTAGCTAGATATTGGGAGGGTCTAGTTAATGCCACAGAATCATAGGTTAATAATTGTATAGACTGAACAATTGAATGAGAGATAATTGATTAACATAATTAGGTAAATTAGAGTTCCAAGATCTTTCAAAATCGATTGAGAAACttagtaattttcattttttttttatgtagttTAATAAAATCTCTTTAATTCCTTTAGCTTAACTTCAGTAGTAAttagaatttctttttttgatcCAGATTGGAAAAAATTGGATAATTGATATTTAGCagcttaaaattaaatttggccCTCATAGGAAGGGCATCATCTTATCACTGTATTACTTGATCAATACGTGCACTTACATAATAAAGTTTCCCACATAAAACCAGAAAAGAAATTAACTAGTAATGGAGTGGCTACCTATATAGTTTACCACACCATTAGTCCTGTTGAGCAGCTCAAagattttaacatatatatatatatatatatatttatgacaGAAACCTTAATTAGGCCATGCATGTCtgcaaatataatatatatatacatatactaaCAACGTTGTACTCATGTTACTAATTAAATCGATTAAAGATGCCTTGTGATAAAGAATTCATCCATCATAGACGTGGGAGAATTTTGCCAGCCAAACAGATACTCCAAGATCCAAGATTCTCCAACTAATCAGACTTCGTGCCTCCCATTTTCTAGTTCTAAAAAAGCTTCAAAGTTCATACATTCCAGCTATAAAACCCTTTGCTCCTTCGCCACCTTCATCGGCAGTTCCAGCTTAATTTCTCACAACAAAAAACTCATTTCATCAATCACTTCAAATCATTTTCTTCTGGGAAATGGCTTCTAATGTTAAAGCATCAACTGCTCTTGTTCTTTCTCTTAAccttcttttctttgcttttgtAAGCTCTCACAACGTGGAAAACCCCGTTTTTATTCATCCCGGAGATGTGTACCATAATGGCAGAATCACTCATGGTCATCCCGGTACATGCAATCCCCTAAATCTCGGTGTATGCCTTGGCCTGTTGGATTTGGTGGGTGTTAGTGTCGGAAACGTACCTACAGAACCATGTTGCAGCGTGATTCAAGGATTGGTCGATCTTGAAGCTGCAGTTTGCCTTTGCACTGCTGTCAGAGCCAATGTGTTGGGCATTCCCATCCACCTTCCTATTTCATTGAGCCTCTTACTCAATAAATGTGGAAGAGAAGTAGCTACGGAATACATTTGCAGCCCTTAAATAGCCTTCTTCCCACATTCTTTGCTTTAATTGTGTCTTGAAGTTTccgttttctatttgttccattTTTTATGTTTCCTTTCTGATTAAGTCTTTGTATTGTTGCTCATGAGTTGAGGACGGCTTTCAACCTtccctttcatttttattctaaataaaatgagaatattatttgaacaaaaaatcctattttatcataatGAGTTGGAAGGGGTGTTTTTAGggggaaaaatcataattaatattttcaacattatttttaatgttatatgacTACCAAgtggattttttatttcaagGTGTCAAACCagtgaatttaatagaagaattttaacagCTGTGACTGTTGGACTTGAATTTCTATATTCATAAAATACAGAGATTAGATTCCTCAAAATACAAGTAGGAGACTAACCTCCTAATGCACGAAGCGTACATATacttagagcatattttaacctccCAATCAATTAATCAATCCAACGCGAAGCGTGGAAACCATAccagttagtgtaaaaatattGATCGcgtattttatatttcaatttctttcctAAATACTCAGATATACAAATTTTACTTGAAACTCTATTCTAATGTGCAATgttatacataaactttgattttgtgtaatttggtttcatccaatttttataaatcTCTAACACCATTAGCAATGCAACaccattttatatgtatatgttgcatccacaaatatttatatttatatttatgtgatgtaaaataaaataaatcgatgtatttatttctttaaatacatatagttga
This genomic window from Gossypium raimondii isolate GPD5lz chromosome 10, ASM2569854v1, whole genome shotgun sequence contains:
- the LOC105778708 gene encoding putative lipid-binding protein AIR1; translation: MASNVKASTALVLSLNLLFFAFVSSHNVENPVFIHPGDVYHNGRITHGHPGTCNPLNLGVCLGLLDLVGVSVGNVPTEPCCSVIQGLVDLEAAVCLCTAVRANVLGIPIHLPISLSLLLNKCGREVATEYICSP